From the Temnothorax longispinosus isolate EJ_2023e chromosome 6, Tlon_JGU_v1, whole genome shotgun sequence genome, one window contains:
- the LOC139815164 gene encoding dystrobrevin beta isoform X3, whose protein sequence is MRRRIIRSFFAVKMAEEGAGGSGNGSSGETSRLQLLQEMRQQNFDTIRFASYRTACKLRFIQKKVHLHNVDIWNVIEAFRENGLNTLEPSSTLGVSRLETLLSSLFHALNKRVPVSQQAKVDATTALLMNWLLAAYTSGENNKISVFSVKVALATLCAGKLMDKFRYIYSQISDSNGHMIHWRFADYLKEVLALTAAVYESPSFGYSDGLANSIFPPNSKVTVNDFLDTLMSDPGPHCLIWLPLYHRMAAVETVAHPIMCDACHRENFTGFRYRCQKCHSYQLCQDCFWRGKVSGTHNNDHETREYSSFKSPSKQIGHSLRKSFRCVPEKGKNSLPRFPEQPEKTLDLSHIVPPSPLPSHNGFPDPGFMAPFDSGSVDSRSTLRRLAQEARTMPRTASRMSQADQAGRAPSDMNLASLDASRAQRELISQLEAKNKEIMREIARLRRQQEIEAAGLENPALMSELRALRQRKDELETHLATLQDSRRQLMVQLEGLMKMLKNHQASPRSTPNSSPRSTKSPPLPPGVIPSSRSAPPTPGGPLSTTPQQQQQQQQQMQQQMQQQMSQSYQNPVPTTTVANVQGNAMLGTIQNPIPDSLSCVGGDVRSAFRTNSLPGSGSSSANNSLGRSLRNDLLVAADSVTNAMSTLVRELNSDSDQEDHSHNSGLMNIRKPLDFEAGEDGDDSSGGGNSWREELQRRYQQENDFLAELRSRNSIPQTPSATLSNEQEHERGEREEADGEKEDEDEANWAEAVKRWVNR, encoded by the exons ATGAGGAGACGCATCATCCGCTCGTTTTTCGCAGTGAAAATGGCAGAGGAAGGCGCGGGTGGATCGGGAAACGGGAGCAGCGGCGAGACGAGCCGTTTGCAGCTTCTCCAGGAGATGCGACAGCAGAACTTCGACACCATACGATTCGCGTCGTACCGCACCGCCTGCAAGCTAAGATTCATACAGAAGAAAGTGCACC TGCACAACGTCGATATATGGAACGTGATTGAGGCATTTCGAGAGAACGGTCTGAACACGTTGGAGCCGTCGAGCACCTTAGGAGTATCCAGACTTGAAACACTACTGTCTTCCTTGTTTCACGCGCTGAACAAGAGAGTGCCGGTGTCGCAACAGGCCAAAGTTGACGCTACCACGGCGTTGCTAATGAACTGGTTGCTGGCTGCTTACACCAGCGG GGAGAACAATAAGATATCCGTGTTCTCGGTAAAGGTGGCCCTGGCGACGTTATGCGCGGGAAAGCTCATGGACAAATTTCGAT ATATATATTCGCAAATATCCGACAGCAACGGGCACATGATACACTGGAGGTTCGCCGATTATCTGAAAGAAGTTCTAGCTTTAACCGCGGCGGTCTACGAGTCCCCGTCGTTCGGATATTCCGACGGTCTCGCTAACTCCATTTTTCCCCCG AATTCCAAAGTCACTGTAAACGACTTCCTGGACACGCTCATGTCGGATCCTGGACCGCATTGCTTAATCTGGTTGCCGTTGTATCACAGAATGGCGGCCGTGGAAACAG TTGCCCATCCTATTATGTGCGACGCGTGTCACAGGGAGAACTTCACCGGGTTCCGATACAGATGTCAGAAGTGCCATTCGTACCAGCTATGTCAAGACTGTTTCTGGCGCGGTAAAGTTTCAGGGACGCACAATAATGACCACGAAACAAGAGAGTACAGCAGCTTC aAATCACCAAGCAAGCAGATTGGCCATTCCCTGCGAAAAAGCTTTAGATGCGTCCCCGAGAAGGGGAAGAACAGTCTACCGCGATTCCCGGAACAACCCGAGAAGACGCTAGATCTGTCGCATATAGT CCCACCGTCACCTTTACCATCTCACAACGGTTTTCCAGATCCGGGATTTATGGCCCCCTTTGATTCAGGATCGGTGGATAGTCGTTCGACTCTGAGAAG GTTGGCACAAGAAGCTAGGACCATG CCTCGTACCGCGTCCAGAATGTCCCAGGCAGATCAAGCA GGTCGAGCACCATCGGACATGAACCTGGCATCGTTAGATGCGTCGCGGGCGCAGCGCGAGCTTATATCGCAGTTGGAGGCAAAGAACAAGGAAATAATGCGCGAGATAGCAAGGTTAAG AAGGCAACAGGAGATAGAAGCCGCGGGTTTGGAAAATCCGGCGTTAATGTCAGAATTGCGAGCTTTGAGGCAAAGAAAGGATGAACTGGAGACGCATTTGGCGACGTTACAAGATTCTAGGAGGCAATTAATGGTACAGCTGGAGGGTTTAATGAAAATGCTAAAG AATCATCAAGCATCACCACGATCAACACCAAACAGTTCACCACGAAGTACGAAGTCGCCGCCCTTGCCACCCGGCGTCATACCGAGCAGCAGGTCGGCACCGCCGACTCCCGGCGGGCCCTTGTCTACGACACctcaacagcagcagcagcaacaacagcaaaTGCAGCAACAAATGCAACAACAAATGTCTCAGAGCTATCAAAATCCCGTACCGACAACGACAGTGGCTAACGTGCAAGGCAACGCTATGCTCGGCACGATACAGAATCCCATTCCAGATAGCTTATCGTGCGTTGGCGGCGATGTAAG GTCTGCGTTCAGGACAAACAGCTTACCAGGGAGCGGTTCCAGCAGTGCCAATAATAGTTTGGGCCGATCCTTAAGAAACGACTTACTGGTAGCTGCCGACAGCGTTACTAATGCCATGTCAACGCTTGTGAGGGAATTAAATTCAg ACTCAGACCAGGAGGACCATTCTCACAACTCGGGGCTAATGAACATCAGAAAACCGCTAG ACTTTGAAGCCGGAGAGGATGGAGACGATAGCAGCGGCGGTGGGAATTCCTGGCGAGAGGAGCTGCAACGGCGTTATCAGCAGGAGAATGACTTTTTGGCGGAATTGCGATCTCGTAACAGTATACCGCAAACACCGTCGGCCACGCTGTCCAACGAGCAGGAGCATgagagaggcgagagagaagaggCGGACGGTGAAAAGGAAGACGAAGATGAAGCCAACTGGGCGGAAGCGGTGAAAAGATGGGTCAATCGATAA
- the LOC139815164 gene encoding dystrobrevin beta isoform X1 has translation MRRRIIRSFFAVKMAEEGAGGSGNGSSGETSRLQLLQEMRQQNFDTIRFASYRTACKLRFIQKKVHLHNVDIWNVIEAFRENGLNTLEPSSTLGVSRLETLLSSLFHALNKRVPVSQQAKVDATTALLMNWLLAAYTSGENNKISVFSVKVALATLCAGKLMDKFRYIYSQISDSNGHMIHWRFADYLKEVLALTAAVYESPSFGYSDGLANSIFPPNSKVTVNDFLDTLMSDPGPHCLIWLPLYHRMAAVETVAHPIMCDACHRENFTGFRYRCQKCHSYQLCQDCFWRGKVSGTHNNDHETREYSSFKSPSKQIGHSLRKSFRCVPEKGKNSLPRFPEQPEKTLDLSHIVPPSPLPSHNGFPDPGFMAPFDSGSVDSRSTLRSMDSSRLDDEHKLIARYAQRLAQEARTMPRTASRMSQADQAGRAPSDMNLASLDASRAQRELISQLEAKNKEIMREIARRQQEIEAAGLENPALMSELRALRQRKDELETHLATLQDSRRQLMVQLEGLMKMLKNHQASPRSTPNSSPRSTKSPPLPPGVIPSSRSAPPTPGGPLSTTPQQQQQQQQQMQQQMQQQMSQSYQNPVPTTTVANVQGNAMLGTIQNPIPDSLSCVGGDVRSAFRTNSLPGSGSSSANNSLGRSLRNDLLVAADSVTNAMSTLVRELNSDSDQEDHSHNSGLMNIRKPLDFEAGEDGDDSSGGGNSWREELQRRYQQENDFLAELRSRNSIPQTPSATLSNEQEHERGEREEADGEKEDEDEANWAEAVKRWVNR, from the exons ATGAGGAGACGCATCATCCGCTCGTTTTTCGCAGTGAAAATGGCAGAGGAAGGCGCGGGTGGATCGGGAAACGGGAGCAGCGGCGAGACGAGCCGTTTGCAGCTTCTCCAGGAGATGCGACAGCAGAACTTCGACACCATACGATTCGCGTCGTACCGCACCGCCTGCAAGCTAAGATTCATACAGAAGAAAGTGCACC TGCACAACGTCGATATATGGAACGTGATTGAGGCATTTCGAGAGAACGGTCTGAACACGTTGGAGCCGTCGAGCACCTTAGGAGTATCCAGACTTGAAACACTACTGTCTTCCTTGTTTCACGCGCTGAACAAGAGAGTGCCGGTGTCGCAACAGGCCAAAGTTGACGCTACCACGGCGTTGCTAATGAACTGGTTGCTGGCTGCTTACACCAGCGG GGAGAACAATAAGATATCCGTGTTCTCGGTAAAGGTGGCCCTGGCGACGTTATGCGCGGGAAAGCTCATGGACAAATTTCGAT ATATATATTCGCAAATATCCGACAGCAACGGGCACATGATACACTGGAGGTTCGCCGATTATCTGAAAGAAGTTCTAGCTTTAACCGCGGCGGTCTACGAGTCCCCGTCGTTCGGATATTCCGACGGTCTCGCTAACTCCATTTTTCCCCCG AATTCCAAAGTCACTGTAAACGACTTCCTGGACACGCTCATGTCGGATCCTGGACCGCATTGCTTAATCTGGTTGCCGTTGTATCACAGAATGGCGGCCGTGGAAACAG TTGCCCATCCTATTATGTGCGACGCGTGTCACAGGGAGAACTTCACCGGGTTCCGATACAGATGTCAGAAGTGCCATTCGTACCAGCTATGTCAAGACTGTTTCTGGCGCGGTAAAGTTTCAGGGACGCACAATAATGACCACGAAACAAGAGAGTACAGCAGCTTC aAATCACCAAGCAAGCAGATTGGCCATTCCCTGCGAAAAAGCTTTAGATGCGTCCCCGAGAAGGGGAAGAACAGTCTACCGCGATTCCCGGAACAACCCGAGAAGACGCTAGATCTGTCGCATATAGT CCCACCGTCACCTTTACCATCTCACAACGGTTTTCCAGATCCGGGATTTATGGCCCCCTTTGATTCAGGATCGGTGGATAGTCGTTCGACTCTGAGAAG TATGGACAGTTCAAGACTGGACGATGaacataaattaatagcaCGATATGCACAAAGGTTGGCACAAGAAGCTAGGACCATG CCTCGTACCGCGTCCAGAATGTCCCAGGCAGATCAAGCA GGTCGAGCACCATCGGACATGAACCTGGCATCGTTAGATGCGTCGCGGGCGCAGCGCGAGCTTATATCGCAGTTGGAGGCAAAGAACAAGGAAATAATGCGCGAGATAGCAAG AAGGCAACAGGAGATAGAAGCCGCGGGTTTGGAAAATCCGGCGTTAATGTCAGAATTGCGAGCTTTGAGGCAAAGAAAGGATGAACTGGAGACGCATTTGGCGACGTTACAAGATTCTAGGAGGCAATTAATGGTACAGCTGGAGGGTTTAATGAAAATGCTAAAG AATCATCAAGCATCACCACGATCAACACCAAACAGTTCACCACGAAGTACGAAGTCGCCGCCCTTGCCACCCGGCGTCATACCGAGCAGCAGGTCGGCACCGCCGACTCCCGGCGGGCCCTTGTCTACGACACctcaacagcagcagcagcaacaacagcaaaTGCAGCAACAAATGCAACAACAAATGTCTCAGAGCTATCAAAATCCCGTACCGACAACGACAGTGGCTAACGTGCAAGGCAACGCTATGCTCGGCACGATACAGAATCCCATTCCAGATAGCTTATCGTGCGTTGGCGGCGATGTAAG GTCTGCGTTCAGGACAAACAGCTTACCAGGGAGCGGTTCCAGCAGTGCCAATAATAGTTTGGGCCGATCCTTAAGAAACGACTTACTGGTAGCTGCCGACAGCGTTACTAATGCCATGTCAACGCTTGTGAGGGAATTAAATTCAg ACTCAGACCAGGAGGACCATTCTCACAACTCGGGGCTAATGAACATCAGAAAACCGCTAG ACTTTGAAGCCGGAGAGGATGGAGACGATAGCAGCGGCGGTGGGAATTCCTGGCGAGAGGAGCTGCAACGGCGTTATCAGCAGGAGAATGACTTTTTGGCGGAATTGCGATCTCGTAACAGTATACCGCAAACACCGTCGGCCACGCTGTCCAACGAGCAGGAGCATgagagaggcgagagagaagaggCGGACGGTGAAAAGGAAGACGAAGATGAAGCCAACTGGGCGGAAGCGGTGAAAAGATGGGTCAATCGATAA
- the LOC139815164 gene encoding dystrobrevin beta isoform X4 yields MRRRIIRSFFAVKMAEEGAGGSGNGSSGETSRLQLLQEMRQQNFDTIRFASYRTACKLRFIQKKVHLHNVDIWNVIEAFRENGLNTLEPSSTLGVSRLETLLSSLFHALNKRVPVSQQAKVDATTALLMNWLLAAYTSGENNKISVFSVKVALATLCAGKLMDKFRYIYSQISDSNGHMIHWRFADYLKEVLALTAAVYESPSFGYSDGLANSIFPPNSKVTVNDFLDTLMSDPGPHCLIWLPLYHRMAAVETVAHPIMCDACHRENFTGFRYRCQKCHSYQLCQDCFWRGKVSGTHNNDHETREYSSFKSPSKQIGHSLRKSFRCVPEKGKNSLPRFPEQPEKTLDLSHIVPPSPLPSHNGFPDPGFMAPFDSGSVDSRSTLRSMDSSRLDDEHKLIARYAQRLAQEARTMPRTASRMSQADQAGRAPSDMNLASLDASRAQRELISQLEAKNKEIMREIARLRRQQEIEAAGLENPALMSELRALRQRKDELETHLATLQDSRRQLMVQLEGLMKMLKNHQASPRSTPNSSPRSTKSPPLPPGVIPSSRSAPPTPGGPLSTTPQQQQQQQQQMQQQMQQQMSQSYQNPVPTTTVANVQGNAMLGTIQNPIPDSLSCVGGDVRSAFRTNSLPGSGSSSANNSLGRSLRNDLLVAADSVTNAMSTLVRELNSDFEAGEDGDDSSGGGNSWREELQRRYQQENDFLAELRSRNSIPQTPSATLSNEQEHERGEREEADGEKEDEDEANWAEAVKRWVNR; encoded by the exons ATGAGGAGACGCATCATCCGCTCGTTTTTCGCAGTGAAAATGGCAGAGGAAGGCGCGGGTGGATCGGGAAACGGGAGCAGCGGCGAGACGAGCCGTTTGCAGCTTCTCCAGGAGATGCGACAGCAGAACTTCGACACCATACGATTCGCGTCGTACCGCACCGCCTGCAAGCTAAGATTCATACAGAAGAAAGTGCACC TGCACAACGTCGATATATGGAACGTGATTGAGGCATTTCGAGAGAACGGTCTGAACACGTTGGAGCCGTCGAGCACCTTAGGAGTATCCAGACTTGAAACACTACTGTCTTCCTTGTTTCACGCGCTGAACAAGAGAGTGCCGGTGTCGCAACAGGCCAAAGTTGACGCTACCACGGCGTTGCTAATGAACTGGTTGCTGGCTGCTTACACCAGCGG GGAGAACAATAAGATATCCGTGTTCTCGGTAAAGGTGGCCCTGGCGACGTTATGCGCGGGAAAGCTCATGGACAAATTTCGAT ATATATATTCGCAAATATCCGACAGCAACGGGCACATGATACACTGGAGGTTCGCCGATTATCTGAAAGAAGTTCTAGCTTTAACCGCGGCGGTCTACGAGTCCCCGTCGTTCGGATATTCCGACGGTCTCGCTAACTCCATTTTTCCCCCG AATTCCAAAGTCACTGTAAACGACTTCCTGGACACGCTCATGTCGGATCCTGGACCGCATTGCTTAATCTGGTTGCCGTTGTATCACAGAATGGCGGCCGTGGAAACAG TTGCCCATCCTATTATGTGCGACGCGTGTCACAGGGAGAACTTCACCGGGTTCCGATACAGATGTCAGAAGTGCCATTCGTACCAGCTATGTCAAGACTGTTTCTGGCGCGGTAAAGTTTCAGGGACGCACAATAATGACCACGAAACAAGAGAGTACAGCAGCTTC aAATCACCAAGCAAGCAGATTGGCCATTCCCTGCGAAAAAGCTTTAGATGCGTCCCCGAGAAGGGGAAGAACAGTCTACCGCGATTCCCGGAACAACCCGAGAAGACGCTAGATCTGTCGCATATAGT CCCACCGTCACCTTTACCATCTCACAACGGTTTTCCAGATCCGGGATTTATGGCCCCCTTTGATTCAGGATCGGTGGATAGTCGTTCGACTCTGAGAAG TATGGACAGTTCAAGACTGGACGATGaacataaattaatagcaCGATATGCACAAAGGTTGGCACAAGAAGCTAGGACCATG CCTCGTACCGCGTCCAGAATGTCCCAGGCAGATCAAGCA GGTCGAGCACCATCGGACATGAACCTGGCATCGTTAGATGCGTCGCGGGCGCAGCGCGAGCTTATATCGCAGTTGGAGGCAAAGAACAAGGAAATAATGCGCGAGATAGCAAGGTTAAG AAGGCAACAGGAGATAGAAGCCGCGGGTTTGGAAAATCCGGCGTTAATGTCAGAATTGCGAGCTTTGAGGCAAAGAAAGGATGAACTGGAGACGCATTTGGCGACGTTACAAGATTCTAGGAGGCAATTAATGGTACAGCTGGAGGGTTTAATGAAAATGCTAAAG AATCATCAAGCATCACCACGATCAACACCAAACAGTTCACCACGAAGTACGAAGTCGCCGCCCTTGCCACCCGGCGTCATACCGAGCAGCAGGTCGGCACCGCCGACTCCCGGCGGGCCCTTGTCTACGACACctcaacagcagcagcagcaacaacagcaaaTGCAGCAACAAATGCAACAACAAATGTCTCAGAGCTATCAAAATCCCGTACCGACAACGACAGTGGCTAACGTGCAAGGCAACGCTATGCTCGGCACGATACAGAATCCCATTCCAGATAGCTTATCGTGCGTTGGCGGCGATGTAAG GTCTGCGTTCAGGACAAACAGCTTACCAGGGAGCGGTTCCAGCAGTGCCAATAATAGTTTGGGCCGATCCTTAAGAAACGACTTACTGGTAGCTGCCGACAGCGTTACTAATGCCATGTCAACGCTTGTGAGGGAATTAAATTCAg ACTTTGAAGCCGGAGAGGATGGAGACGATAGCAGCGGCGGTGGGAATTCCTGGCGAGAGGAGCTGCAACGGCGTTATCAGCAGGAGAATGACTTTTTGGCGGAATTGCGATCTCGTAACAGTATACCGCAAACACCGTCGGCCACGCTGTCCAACGAGCAGGAGCATgagagaggcgagagagaagaggCGGACGGTGAAAAGGAAGACGAAGATGAAGCCAACTGGGCGGAAGCGGTGAAAAGATGGGTCAATCGATAA
- the LOC139815164 gene encoding dystrobrevin beta isoform X2 has protein sequence MAEEGAGGSGNGSSGETSRLQLLQEMRQQNFDTIRFASYRTACKLRFIQKKVHLHNVDIWNVIEAFRENGLNTLEPSSTLGVSRLETLLSSLFHALNKRVPVSQQAKVDATTALLMNWLLAAYTSGENNKISVFSVKVALATLCAGKLMDKFRYIYSQISDSNGHMIHWRFADYLKEVLALTAAVYESPSFGYSDGLANSIFPPNSKVTVNDFLDTLMSDPGPHCLIWLPLYHRMAAVETVAHPIMCDACHRENFTGFRYRCQKCHSYQLCQDCFWRGKVSGTHNNDHETREYSSFKSPSKQIGHSLRKSFRCVPEKGKNSLPRFPEQPEKTLDLSHIVPPSPLPSHNGFPDPGFMAPFDSGSVDSRSTLRSMDSSRLDDEHKLIARYAQRLAQEARTMPRTASRMSQADQAGRAPSDMNLASLDASRAQRELISQLEAKNKEIMREIARLRRQQEIEAAGLENPALMSELRALRQRKDELETHLATLQDSRRQLMVQLEGLMKMLKNHQASPRSTPNSSPRSTKSPPLPPGVIPSSRSAPPTPGGPLSTTPQQQQQQQQQMQQQMQQQMSQSYQNPVPTTTVANVQGNAMLGTIQNPIPDSLSCVGGDVRSAFRTNSLPGSGSSSANNSLGRSLRNDLLVAADSVTNAMSTLVRELNSDSDQEDHSHNSGLMNIRKPLDFEAGEDGDDSSGGGNSWREELQRRYQQENDFLAELRSRNSIPQTPSATLSNEQEHERGEREEADGEKEDEDEANWAEAVKRWVNR, from the exons ATGGCAGAGGAAGGCGCGGGTGGATCGGGAAACGGGAGCAGCGGCGAGACGAGCCGTTTGCAGCTTCTCCAGGAGATGCGACAGCAGAACTTCGACACCATACGATTCGCGTCGTACCGCACCGCCTGCAAGCTAAGATTCATACAGAAGAAAGTGCACC TGCACAACGTCGATATATGGAACGTGATTGAGGCATTTCGAGAGAACGGTCTGAACACGTTGGAGCCGTCGAGCACCTTAGGAGTATCCAGACTTGAAACACTACTGTCTTCCTTGTTTCACGCGCTGAACAAGAGAGTGCCGGTGTCGCAACAGGCCAAAGTTGACGCTACCACGGCGTTGCTAATGAACTGGTTGCTGGCTGCTTACACCAGCGG GGAGAACAATAAGATATCCGTGTTCTCGGTAAAGGTGGCCCTGGCGACGTTATGCGCGGGAAAGCTCATGGACAAATTTCGAT ATATATATTCGCAAATATCCGACAGCAACGGGCACATGATACACTGGAGGTTCGCCGATTATCTGAAAGAAGTTCTAGCTTTAACCGCGGCGGTCTACGAGTCCCCGTCGTTCGGATATTCCGACGGTCTCGCTAACTCCATTTTTCCCCCG AATTCCAAAGTCACTGTAAACGACTTCCTGGACACGCTCATGTCGGATCCTGGACCGCATTGCTTAATCTGGTTGCCGTTGTATCACAGAATGGCGGCCGTGGAAACAG TTGCCCATCCTATTATGTGCGACGCGTGTCACAGGGAGAACTTCACCGGGTTCCGATACAGATGTCAGAAGTGCCATTCGTACCAGCTATGTCAAGACTGTTTCTGGCGCGGTAAAGTTTCAGGGACGCACAATAATGACCACGAAACAAGAGAGTACAGCAGCTTC aAATCACCAAGCAAGCAGATTGGCCATTCCCTGCGAAAAAGCTTTAGATGCGTCCCCGAGAAGGGGAAGAACAGTCTACCGCGATTCCCGGAACAACCCGAGAAGACGCTAGATCTGTCGCATATAGT CCCACCGTCACCTTTACCATCTCACAACGGTTTTCCAGATCCGGGATTTATGGCCCCCTTTGATTCAGGATCGGTGGATAGTCGTTCGACTCTGAGAAG TATGGACAGTTCAAGACTGGACGATGaacataaattaatagcaCGATATGCACAAAGGTTGGCACAAGAAGCTAGGACCATG CCTCGTACCGCGTCCAGAATGTCCCAGGCAGATCAAGCA GGTCGAGCACCATCGGACATGAACCTGGCATCGTTAGATGCGTCGCGGGCGCAGCGCGAGCTTATATCGCAGTTGGAGGCAAAGAACAAGGAAATAATGCGCGAGATAGCAAGGTTAAG AAGGCAACAGGAGATAGAAGCCGCGGGTTTGGAAAATCCGGCGTTAATGTCAGAATTGCGAGCTTTGAGGCAAAGAAAGGATGAACTGGAGACGCATTTGGCGACGTTACAAGATTCTAGGAGGCAATTAATGGTACAGCTGGAGGGTTTAATGAAAATGCTAAAG AATCATCAAGCATCACCACGATCAACACCAAACAGTTCACCACGAAGTACGAAGTCGCCGCCCTTGCCACCCGGCGTCATACCGAGCAGCAGGTCGGCACCGCCGACTCCCGGCGGGCCCTTGTCTACGACACctcaacagcagcagcagcaacaacagcaaaTGCAGCAACAAATGCAACAACAAATGTCTCAGAGCTATCAAAATCCCGTACCGACAACGACAGTGGCTAACGTGCAAGGCAACGCTATGCTCGGCACGATACAGAATCCCATTCCAGATAGCTTATCGTGCGTTGGCGGCGATGTAAG GTCTGCGTTCAGGACAAACAGCTTACCAGGGAGCGGTTCCAGCAGTGCCAATAATAGTTTGGGCCGATCCTTAAGAAACGACTTACTGGTAGCTGCCGACAGCGTTACTAATGCCATGTCAACGCTTGTGAGGGAATTAAATTCAg ACTCAGACCAGGAGGACCATTCTCACAACTCGGGGCTAATGAACATCAGAAAACCGCTAG ACTTTGAAGCCGGAGAGGATGGAGACGATAGCAGCGGCGGTGGGAATTCCTGGCGAGAGGAGCTGCAACGGCGTTATCAGCAGGAGAATGACTTTTTGGCGGAATTGCGATCTCGTAACAGTATACCGCAAACACCGTCGGCCACGCTGTCCAACGAGCAGGAGCATgagagaggcgagagagaagaggCGGACGGTGAAAAGGAAGACGAAGATGAAGCCAACTGGGCGGAAGCGGTGAAAAGATGGGTCAATCGATAA